One Mugil cephalus isolate CIBA_MC_2020 chromosome 8, CIBA_Mcephalus_1.1, whole genome shotgun sequence genomic window carries:
- the star gene encoding steroidogenic acute regulatory protein, mitochondrial gives MLPATFKLCAGISYRHMRNMTGIRRNAMVAIHHELKRLAGPDPSNWISQVRRRSSLLSSRIEESSYSETEMSYVKQGEDALQKAISILSEQDGWTIETVAANGDKVLSKVLPDIGKVFKLEVMLEQHPDNLYQELVGNMEQMGEWNPNVKQVKILQKIGQDTMITHEVSAETPGNVVGPRDFVSVRCAKRRGSTCFLAGMSTQHPKMPEQSGVVRAENGPTCIVMKPCAEDPNKTKFTWLLSIDLKGWIPKTIINRVLSQTQVDFANHLRQRMANNVSMEMAHAC, from the exons ATGCTGCCTGCAACTTTTAAGCTGTGTGCTGGCATCTCCTATCGGCACATGAGGAACATGACAG gAATCAGAAGAAATGCCATGGTGGCCATTCATCATGAGCTGAAAAGACTAGCAGGTCCAGACCCCAGTAACTGGATCAGCCAAGTCCGCAGACGAAGCTCCCTTCTCA GTTCTCGGATCGAGGAGAGCAGCTACAGCGAGACAGAGATGTCTTACGTGAAGCAGGGCGAGGATGCGTTGCAGAAGGCCATCAGCATCCTCAGCGAGCAGGACGGCTGGACCATTGAAACTGTGGCT GCGAATGGAGATAAGGTCCTGAGCAAGGTGTTGCCTGACATCGGGAAGGTGTTCAAGCTGGAAGTGATGCTGGAGCAACATCCTGACAATCTTTACCAAGAGCTGGTGGGGAATATGGAGCAGATGGGCGAGTGGAACCCTAATGTCAAACAGGTCAAA ATTCTTCAGAAAATCGGCCAGGACACAATGATTACTCATGAAGTATCTGCAGAGACACCTGGAAATGTGGTTGGCCCAAGGGACTTTGTCAGTGTCCGCTGCGCCAAACGCCGAGGCTCCACCTGCTTCCTGGCTGGAATGTCCACTCAGCACCCGAAAATGCCTGAGCAGAGCGGTGTAGTCAG AGCGGAGAATGGGCCAACTTGTATTGTTATGAAGCCCTGTGCTGAAGACCCCAATAAGACCAAGTTCACTTGGTTACTAAGTATAGATCTAAAG GGCTGGATCCCGAAGACAATCATAAACAGAGTGCTCTCTCAGACGCAGGTGGACTTTGCCAACCACCTCAGGCAAAGAATGGCTAATAATGTTTCTATGGAGATGGCTCATGCCTGCTGA
- the grk5l gene encoding G protein-coupled receptor kinase 5, with product MELENIVANTVLLKAREGGGGKRKGRSKKWKEILRFPHISQCTELGNSIDRDYVSICEKQPIGRLLFRLYCETRPKLQRCIQLLDAMEDYEVTPDEKRKSRGDQIIKTFLSKQSPQRVDIAEVFADQCRENLELSPCKEIFNNCRKAVHDYLSAAPFADYQNSMYFDRFLQWKMLERQPITKDTFRQYRVLGKGGFGEVCACQVRATGKMYACKKLEKKRIKKRKGESMALNEKQILEKVNSRFVVSLAYAYETKDALCLVLTIMNGGDLKFHIYNMGTPGFEKDRVQFYAAQIGCGLDHLHKESIVYRDLKPENILLDDNGHIRISDLGLAIKVPDGELIRGRVGTVGYMAPEVINNEKYGMSPDWWGLGCLIYEMTAGRSPFRARKERVKREEVERRVQEEEEEYSDKFTEDTKAICRMLLTKDPKQRLGCKADGAAGIKAHSFFKNINFKRMEAGIVEPPFVPDPRAVYCKDVLDIEQFSTVKGVNLDQTDNDFYSKFATGSVSIPWQNEMIETECFRDLNVFGSQGTRPPDLDWNQPPEPPRRSLLDRIFRRHHPEVSISNSRAQSSSVNSVDSMSNSAP from the exons GGAGGCAAGCGGAAAGGGAGGAGCAAAAAATGGAAGGAGATCCTCCGCTTTCCTCACATAAGCCAGTGTACTGAACTGGGAAACAGCATCG ACAGAGACTATGTGAGCATCTGTGAGAAACAGCCTATCGGACGGCTACTGTTCCGTCTTTACTGTGAGACCAGACCGAAACTACAACGATGCATCCAGCTACTGGACGCAAtg gaagACTATGAGGTGACGcctgatgaaaaaagaaaaagcagaggcGACCAGATCATCAAGACCTTTCTCTCAAAACAA TCACCTCAGCGTGTAGACATAGCGGAGGTTTTTGCAGACCAGTGCAGAGAGAACCTCGAGCTCAGTCCATGTAAGGAGATCTTCAACAACTGCCGCAA GGCCGTCCACGACTACCTGAGCGCAGCTCCGTTCGCGGACTACCAGAACAGCATGTACTTTGATCGCTTTCTGCAGTGGAAGATGCTGGAGAG GCAACCGATCACTAAAGACACGTTCAGACAGTACCGAGTGCTGGGGAAAGGGGGATTCGGAGAG gtATGTGCCTGCCAGGTCAGAGCAACGGGGAAGATGTACGCCTGCAAGAagctggagaagaagaggatcaagaagaggaaaggagagtCCATGGCGCTCAACGAGAAGCAGATTTTAGAGAAAGTCAACAGTAGATTTGTT GTGAGCTTAGCGTACGCGTATGAGACCAAAGACGCCCTCTGCCTGGTGCTGACCATCATGAACGGCGGAGACCTGAAGTTTCACATCTACAACATGGGCACCCCGGGCTTCGAGAAAGACAGGGTCCAGTTTTATGCTGCTCAAATCGGCTGCGGACTCGACCATTTGCACAAGGAATCTATTGTCTACAG GGATCTGAAACCAGAGAATATCCTATTAGATGACAATG GACACATTCGCATTTCTGACCTGGGGCTAGCCATCAAAGTGCCTGATGGAGAACTGATTAGAGGCAGAGTGGGGACTGTGGGCTACATGG CTCCGGAGGTGATAAACAATGAAAAGTACGGCATGAGCCCTGACTGGTGGGGACTGGGCTGCCTCATCTATGAAATGACTGCTGGCCGATCGCCCTTCCGCGCCCGCAAAGAGCGAGTGAAgcgggaggaggtggagaggagggtgcaggaggaggaggaggagtacagCGACAAGTTTACGGAGGACACCAAGGCCATCTGCAGAATG CTGCTCACCAAAGACCCCAAGCAGAGGCTGGGGTGCAAGGCGGACGGAGCAGCGGGCATCAAGGCCCACTCGTTCTTCAAAAACATTAACTTCAAAAGGATGGAGGCTGGAATCGTGGAGCCTCCCTTTGTGCCTGAC CCTCGGGCAGTGTACTGTAAGGATGTTTTGGACATAGAGCAGTTCTCCACAGTCAAGGGAGTAAATTTGGACCAAACTGACAACGACTTCTACTCCAAATTTGCTACAGGCAGTGTTTCCATCCCATGGCAAAATGAG ATGATAGAAACCGAGTGTTTCAGAGATTTGAATGTGTTTGGATCTCAAGGGACGAGACCTCCAGATTTGGACTGGAATCAGCCACCTGAGCCGCCCAGACGCAGCCTGCTGGACAGGATCTTCAGGAGGCAT CACCCAGAGGTGTCTATCTCCAACAGCCGTGCACAGTCTTCCAGCGTAAACTCTGTGGACTCCATGTCCAActctgccccctag